The Akkermansiaceae bacterium genomic interval AATCAATGATGGAAAGCTTCCAGAAGCCCCACCACGTGCTTTTCGTGTGCATGGGCAATATATGCCGTTCCCCCGCCGCAGAGATCATTTTCCGGAAACTCGCATCCGACTCAGGTCGCGCCGGTGAATTCGAGATCGATTCCGCGGGAACGATCAGCCATCACCACGGCTCCCCTCCGGATGAGCGGATGGCCGCCACCCTGCAACGCCGCGGCTACACCGTCACCGGACGCGCGCGGCGTATCAGCGCCCGCGACCTGGAAAAGTTCGACCTGATCCTGACGATGGATGAGGACAACCTGGCGGCGGTGCAGCGCCTGGACCTGAACAACACGCATCACCACAAGATCCGCCCGTTCGTCGAATTCTGCAGCCACGGGATGGATCTCCGGGTGCCGGATCCCTACTACGGCGGCCAGCGTGGCTTCGACCACGTGATGAGCCTGCTGGAGGATGGCTGCCAGGGCATCCTGGAGCATTTCGCTCCCGTCAAAATGGCGGGTTGAGATTGCCCGTGGCGGAGCGGCGGGGTACACCTGCCGCAGATGTCGCACCAAGGAAGAATCCGCCCTCTGCTCGCCACGGCCCGCATCGCCAACGTGCCGAGCGTGATCAGCAACGTGTGGGCGGGCATCGCCATCGGCTCGCTCGTCCAGCGCTGGGAGCACGGCGGCCAGCCGGTGTGGCTGCATGCGGTCTTCCTCATGCTCGCGGGTGTGTGCCTCTACATCGGGGGGAATTTCCTCAACGATTGGCATGACCGGGAATGGGACTCGAAGAACCGCCCGGAGCGCGCGCTGCCCAACGGGCTGTTCTCCCCCGCCACCTACCTGCTGACCGCATTTCTGTCTGGAGTCACGGGCCTGGTGCTGGCGTTGCTGGTGAGCTGGAAATGCGCGGTGGTGGCCGCGTTGATCATCCTCTTCATCGTCATCTACACCGTCTGGCACAAGAAGGCCGCGTGGGCGGTGGTGCCGATGGGGCTGTGCCGCGCGCTGCTGCCGGTCATGGGCTTCGTCGGGTTCGCGGTGGTCGTCCGCTTCCGGCTGGCACCGGAGTTCGGCCTGCCGTCGCCGTCCATGTTCATCACGTATCACGCGCTGGCGCTGCTCATCTACATCGCGGGGCTTTCCCTGGGGGCGAGGCATGAGTCGTCACCTCATCCATCGGCGGCGGCATTGGCGGCATCAAAGGCGGCGCTCGTTTTCTCCGGGCTGCTCGCGGCGGCGTTGTGGGTTTCCCTCAGTGTGAAGGCCGGGATCATCGGTTTCCTTCCCTTCGCCGTCTGGATGGTGGTCTGCCTGACGAAATACCGCCGCCCCATCCCCGTGCATGTCTCCGCGCTGCTCGCAGGCATCCCCCTCATCGACTGGGTCGCGCTGCTGGCCTACTGCCTGCTGCTGCCGCCCCTGTCCTACCCGCCCGCGATCCAGCCCTACGTGGTCGCCTGCCTCATCATCCCGCCTCTGGCATTCATCACCGGCAGGCTGCTGCAACGACTCGCCCCCGCGACCTGATTTCCACCATGACCATCACCGAGAAACAGAACGAACTCCTCGAGGAACTGGGTTTTTTCCAGGACTGGACCGAACGCTACGAATACGTGATCGGCCTCGGGAAAAAGCTCGCACCGATGCCGGAGGAGGCGAAGGACGCGGAGCACCTCATCAAAGGCTGCCAGTCCCAGGTGTGGCTGGACGCTCACATGGACGGCGGAAAGGTGCGCTACCTGGCGGACTCCGACTCGCTCATCACGAAGGGGATGATCGCGCTGTTCGTGCGGGTTCTCGACAATGAGACGCCGGATGCCATCCTGACCGCCGACATGTCCTTCATCGACCGCACCGGCCTGAAGGAGCACCTCGCGCCGACCCGTGCGAACGCGCTCAACCTGATGGCCACGCAGATGAAGCAACGCGCGCTCCAACTTTCCACCGGATCCTGAACCGTGGCCTCCGGCAGCCCCATCCGCCTCCTGCTTTCCTCTCCGCTTTCGTTCGGCCCGGGAAAGGCGGAGCTGCTGGAACACCTCTCCCGCACCGGCAGCCTCCAGGCCGCCGCGGCGGCGATGGACATGTCCTACATGAAGGCATGGAGGATGGTGAAGGGGCTGAACACCATGTTCAGCGCACCGCTGGTCACCATGCAGCGCGGAGGAAAGGACCAGGGCGGCGCGGAACTCACCGCCACCGGCCACGAGGTGCTGGCACTCTACCATGAGGCGGTGGCAACGGCGGAGGCGGCCCTGGAACCGGTGCTGTCCCGCATGAACGTGCTTCTTGCCCCCCATGATCCGGATTCACCCGGATCGAGCGGTTAGGCCGCCGTTATATTTTGAAAAGTATATCGGAATCTGATTGGCTGCGCGCCGATGAAATTCCGCCACCTGCCCTTCTTTCTTTCCGAGTCCCCCCTCCCGTCCCACCTCACGGGAAGCCTCGCTCTCGCCACGGTCGGCTTCCTGACCGTCCTGCCATGCCCGGCGCAGGCACGGGAAGAAGCAACCGGTCCACAGACCCAGGCAAAGGAAGAGGAGAAGCCGGTGCGGAAGGAATCCACCGCCGGGGATGCCGCGGATCCCTTCGAACTCGGCCAGCTCACCGTCTATGGCAAAAGGGATGGCGGTGGCATGAGCGGCCGGGCCTTGTCCCAGGCCGTGGTCACTTCGGAAGACATCCGCATCCAGAACCGCAATACACTGGACGACGCGCTGCGGACCACTCCCGGCGTGGCATCCTCGAATACCGGAGGGGCCAGGAACGAGCGCATGATCTACGTGCGGGGCTTCGACCGCTTGCAGGTGCCTCTTTCCATTGATGGCGTGCGCATCTACCTGCCCGCGGACAACCGCCTGGACTACGGTCGTTTCCTGACGCCGGATCTCGCGGAAATCCAGATCCACAAGGGCCACGCTTCGGTGCTGGATGGACCCGGCGGCATGGGCGGGGCGATCAATCTCGTCACCCGCAAGCCCACCAGGGAGTTCGAGGGCGAGCTGCGTTCAAGCACCGAGTTCGGAAACACGGGCGACCTGGCGACCTACACTCTTTTCGGCTCCGCCGGCACCAGGCAGGACCTTTTCTACCTGCAGGCCAGCGCCTCGCTGCGCGACAGCGACGGATATTACCTCTCACGCGACTACGATCCGGAGAACGTCGGGGCGGGTGGTCCCGTGCAGGGGAAGGGCCAGCGGGATTTCAGCGGGGTGAAGGACTGGCGCGTGAACATCAAGGCTGGGCTGACCCCCAACGCCACCGATGAATACGCGGTCAGTTACACCTACCAGGAGGGGGAGAAGTTCGCGCCCTATCATGTCAGGCAACCGGTCCGCGGCATCACGCCCGGGCCGCTGCCCGCCGGAACCGCCTACCAGCAGGACTGGACATGGCCGGAGTGGAACATCTCCAGCGCCTCCTTCAACTCCCACACACAGATCGGCGGGGACTCCTACGTGAAGACCAGGATCCACTACAACACGTTCGAGAACCTGCTTTCCACGTTCGACAGTTCGGCTTTGGGCACGCAGGCGACCAACCGCGCTTTCGACAGTTACTACGATGACTTCGCCTACGGCTTCAGCGTCGAAGGCGGCACGGAGCTGATCCCCATGAACACGCTCAAGGCCGCCGTCCACTACCGGCGTGACGCCCACCGGCGCTGGCAGCACAACTCGCCGGACCTCACCCCGGCGAACATCTCCCCCTTCCAACGGAGGACGGAGGACACCTGGTCGGTCGCCATCGAGGACACGTTCCACGCCACCGGCACCCTGGATCTCGTCGCGGGTGCCAGCTATGATTGGTACGAAACCCAGGAGGCGGAATTTTTCAACGCGGGTGTGTTTGGTGAATATCCGCTATTCGACAATGACGCTTTCAACTGGCAGATGGCGGCGATCTGGCGCCCGGCCGATGGCACCGAACTCTATGCCGGCGTCTCCAACCGCACGCGCTTCCCGAACCTGTTCGAGCGTTACAGCACCCGTTTCGGTGACGCGCTCCCCAATCCCGGCCTAAAACCGGAACGTGCGGTCAACTACCAGATCGGCGGCAGCCATGAGCTTTTCGACGGCGCGGTGCGGATCGGAGGCGCTGTATTCTACAGCGACATCAAGGACGCCATCCAACCGATCGCTGTCGGCGGCACCTTGGTGCAGAACCAGAACGTCGGACAAGGGGAGACCTATGGTTTCGAGATCTCCGGCGAGTGGGATGTCATGCCTGCATTGACGCTGGGCGGCAACTACACCTACCTCCACCGGAGCCTCGATGACCCCCAGCGCCCGGATCTCAAGCCGGTGGGGACTCCGGAGCAACTGGCCTACCTCTACGCCCACTGGCGTCCGCTCCAGCGGCTCACCATCACGCCCGGCATCGAGCTGTCGGACTCTCGCTGGTCGTCGAACCGGTTCGAGGATGTGTTCACCAGCGTGTCCGGTTTCACCCTCTTCAATCTCAATGTGGAATATGAGTTCAACAACCGGACTTCCGTCTCCGTGGGGATCCGCAATCTCTTCGACAAGAATTACGAACTGGCGGACGGTTATCCCGAGCCGGGACGGACCTTCCATCTGAGCACCAGACTCACATTCTGACCATCTCCATCCACCCGCGCCATGAGTGCCAGAATCTTCCTGCCCGTCTTTTTTTCGCTCGCTTCCATCCTCTTCGCGGAACCGGTCTTCCGCATCCACGACGGGAAGGAATGGAAGGACTTCGATTCGACCACATGGGAAAAACTCCCGCGGGCGGAGATCAAGTCGATGGCGCGGGACAAGACGGAGCGCACCTATTCCGGCGTGCCGCTGGCGGAGATCCTGAAAACCATTCCGGTCCCGGCGGGCGCAACGCTGCGCGGACCGGAACTGGAGCGGGTAGTGGTCATCACCGCCGCGGATGGCTACAAGGTGTCCTTCTCACTGGCGGAGCTTGATGCGAGCTTCCGCAAGCAGAACGTCATCATGGCGGACAGCGTGGATGGGAAACCTCTCAGCGAATTTGAAGGCAAACGGATGCTCGTCTGCGGGGATGAGCTGCGCCACTCCCGCTGGATCCGCCAGGTTACAGGCGTGGTGGTCACCAAGCCGGTGATGCCGGAGTGAGGTTGCGAGGCAGGGATGCCATTCCATGGCGTCCGGCGGGGGACGGTGCCGTAGACCCTACGATACCAGTTTCCCATGGATGGCATCTGTGAGCCAAGGAACTGCCGGGGCATTGGAGCATGTCCCCCACCTGACCGCATGGAATGCGGTCCCTGCCATCTGACCGAATGGAATGGGAGCGCGACGGACATAGCGGCTTTGCCGCCATGCGGTCCCTTCCTTTAGAAAAAACAGCGCGGCCTCAGCGCGCGCCGGCTTTCTTCAGCTCCGCGATCGCCTCATCCAGCCGCTTGCGGGTGGCGACGAGGGAGGAGTTCAGCTCCGTGATCCTCGCGTTGCGCTCGGTGACGGCCTGGTCGAGGGCGGTGAGGTGGGCGGCGGCGAACGAAAGGCCGGTGTGCTGGTGGTGGGCCAGTTCCTTGCCGGACTCGATCTCCTTCTTCATCATCTCTTCCCCGGCTTTCAGGGATTCGATGGAGCCTTTCAGGTTATCGATGTCCACCTGCATCTGGACCACCCGTTGTTCGACCAGGACTTTTTCGTTCTGTGTGTTCCGCTCGCTCAGGCGGGCGGTACGCAGGGCCTTGTCGAGCTTCTGCCCGTCGTGCCACTGGATGAAGATGAAGCCAACGAGGAACAGACAGCCGATGGCGTTGAGTATGGGAAGGACCTTCAAAATCAGTTCGGTTTCTGCGTTTCGAAACTCACCTTGGTGATGCCGGCGGATTTGACCGCATCCAGCACCGCCATCACCTGCTTGTGCTTCGCCTCTTCATCCGCGCCGATCATGACGGCGGTATCTTCGTTCGGCGGCAGGGCCTTGAGCCGGTCGGTGATCTCCGTTGCGGTGACGACGGCGGTATCCCAGGAGATGACTCCGTTCGCATCGATGGCGATATGGATCGGCGGAGCCTTCACCTCCGACTGTGAATTGCTCACCGTCGGCAGCTTGAGCGGCACCCGGTTGAGCTGGGTCATGCTGATGCTCACCATCATGAAGCTGGCGAGCAGGAAGAACATGATGTCGATCAGCGGGACGACCTCGATCCGGGCCTCCTCCTCGTCACCGGCGGCACCTCCTTGGAGTTTGACAGGCATCGCGGCGGTCAGCGGGTGAGGTGGAGCTTGGTGGAGAATTCCTCGATGTCATGGCCGTGCGCCTTGGCGGAAGCGGCCAGCAGCTCGGTGTGGTTGATCCACCGTTCGAATTCCCCGCGAAGCGCGGAAACCCGCTTGCGGAAATAGTTGTAGGGCAGCAGGCAGGAGATGGCGATGCAGATGCCCGCCGCGGTGGCGATGAGTGCTTCCGCGATACCGCCGGTCACCTTGGAAACTGCCAGTTGGTCTTCCCCCAGCGAGGCGAACGATCCCATCAGGCCGACGACGGTGCCGAACAGGCCGAGGAGGGGTGCCAGCGTGATGATCGTGCCCAGCACCCACATGCGGGCCTCGGACTTTTCGATCCAGTGGGTCGCGTCGAGCTGCATGGCGGCGAGCAGCGAGGTATGGGCATGGGAGATGCCGTCACCGAGATTCTTTACGAACGGGTCGCTGCTCTTGTTGCTCAGTTCCCAGGCACCGCCGAAGTTCCCGGTCCCCAAGGCCTCACGGGCCTTCACCTGGTCCCTGCTGCGGACGTTCTTCTTGAAACCAAGCCACCAGATGGTGCGCTCGATCAAAACACAAAGGGCGAGAAACGAGGTGGCGACGATGGGGTACATGACCCAGCCCCCCTCGTGGAACATCTCCAGAACAACATTGGCGGTATACATGAACTATCTGAGCGTGAAACGGACGGGAAGGGTGCAGGTGCCACGGCGGCCGGGAACTTTCCAGCGGCGGATGGTGGACAGGATCGACTGGTCGTGGAGCGATGGGTGTGAGGCGCTGACAATCGAACAACTCAGCACTTCACCGCCGTCACCGAAGGTGATGGAAACCCTGACCGTACCCTCGATCCCCTGCTTCCGGGCGGCCGCAGGATAGGTGGGACGGGGAGTCCTGCCACCGGAAATGCGGCCGCTGCCGTGCTCTCCGGCTCCGGAGCCGCTGTTGTTGGCGTTTCCGCTGCCACTGCCGGTGCCGGATTCCGTGCGGCGGGCGACCGGGCGGTTGGACCCGGGACGGCTGGTCTCGGTCTTTTTCACCACCGGCTTGCGGGCCACCGGCTCCTTTTTCTTCTCAATGGCAAAGGTGTTCTCGGAAGGCTTGGGCTGGGGCTTCTCCTCAGGCAGTTCCGGCACTTCCGGAAGCGGTTCCACTTCGGCGATCTCCGGCACTTCGGGAACTTCCGGAATCACTTCCTCGATCTCCGGAGTGAAGGCCTCCTGGGCGAAATTATCCTCAAGGTTGTTCTCCTCCGCCACCTCGCTGGTGGTCGCGGATCCGCCCGCCATCATGTCCACCTCCATGAACTCGCCATCCGTCATGACAATGTCAGGCATTTCAACCGTTTTCAGTTCCGGCAGAATCTGGGGTTTTCCCGGAACCATGATGCCCACCGTGCTGGCACCCGTCACTCCCAGCCAAGCTGCGAAGGTGCCGATGCTGGCTGCATACAGAAGTGGATTCATCGTTGTGGCGGCGATCAAAGGTCTCGTTTCTTATTGAGAACAAGTCTCAGTTACCCGACCGATTAAATGAGCGCCCTCCCCCCCTGTCAACGTGTTTTTGTCCGATACGGGACCGGGATGGCCTGCGCTCCTTTTCCTGCGGGAGATTCAGAAACGACAGCGGACGGGACGAATCTTACGCATGGATGAAAGTATTCGCCGCATCAGGGAGCTTTGTCCGCCACCAGTGCGGCGAGAATGGCCGAATCCGCGCGCACGATCTTCTCCAGCCAGTCCGCCGCTTCCGCCATCGAGCGCTC includes:
- a CDS encoding energy transducer TonB, whose product is MNPLLYAASIGTFAAWLGVTGASTVGIMVPGKPQILPELKTVEMPDIVMTDGEFMEVDMMAGGSATTSEVAEENNLEDNFAQEAFTPEIEEVIPEVPEVPEIAEVEPLPEVPELPEEKPQPKPSENTFAIEKKKEPVARKPVVKKTETSRPGSNRPVARRTESGTGSGSGNANNSGSGAGEHGSGRISGGRTPRPTYPAAARKQGIEGTVRVSITFGDGGEVLSCSIVSASHPSLHDQSILSTIRRWKVPGRRGTCTLPVRFTLR
- a CDS encoding LysR family transcriptional regulator, with translation MASGSPIRLLLSSPLSFGPGKAELLEHLSRTGSLQAAAAAMDMSYMKAWRMVKGLNTMFSAPLVTMQRGGKDQGGAELTATGHEVLALYHEAVATAEAALEPVLSRMNVLLAPHDPDSPGSSG
- a CDS encoding TonB-dependent receptor, whose amino-acid sequence is MKFRHLPFFLSESPLPSHLTGSLALATVGFLTVLPCPAQAREEATGPQTQAKEEEKPVRKESTAGDAADPFELGQLTVYGKRDGGGMSGRALSQAVVTSEDIRIQNRNTLDDALRTTPGVASSNTGGARNERMIYVRGFDRLQVPLSIDGVRIYLPADNRLDYGRFLTPDLAEIQIHKGHASVLDGPGGMGGAINLVTRKPTREFEGELRSSTEFGNTGDLATYTLFGSAGTRQDLFYLQASASLRDSDGYYLSRDYDPENVGAGGPVQGKGQRDFSGVKDWRVNIKAGLTPNATDEYAVSYTYQEGEKFAPYHVRQPVRGITPGPLPAGTAYQQDWTWPEWNISSASFNSHTQIGGDSYVKTRIHYNTFENLLSTFDSSALGTQATNRAFDSYYDDFAYGFSVEGGTELIPMNTLKAAVHYRRDAHRRWQHNSPDLTPANISPFQRRTEDTWSVAIEDTFHATGTLDLVAGASYDWYETQEAEFFNAGVFGEYPLFDNDAFNWQMAAIWRPADGTELYAGVSNRTRFPNLFERYSTRFGDALPNPGLKPERAVNYQIGGSHELFDGAVRIGGAVFYSDIKDAIQPIAVGGTLVQNQNVGQGETYGFEISGEWDVMPALTLGGNYTYLHRSLDDPQRPDLKPVGTPEQLAYLYAHWRPLQRLTITPGIELSDSRWSSNRFEDVFTSVSGFTLFNLNVEYEFNNRTSVSVGIRNLFDKNYELADGYPEPGRTFHLSTRLTF
- a CDS encoding SufE family protein, which gives rise to MTITEKQNELLEELGFFQDWTERYEYVIGLGKKLAPMPEEAKDAEHLIKGCQSQVWLDAHMDGGKVRYLADSDSLITKGMIALFVRVLDNETPDAILTADMSFIDRTGLKEHLAPTRANALNLMATQMKQRALQLSTGS
- a CDS encoding UbiA family prenyltransferase, with translation MSHQGRIRPLLATARIANVPSVISNVWAGIAIGSLVQRWEHGGQPVWLHAVFLMLAGVCLYIGGNFLNDWHDREWDSKNRPERALPNGLFSPATYLLTAFLSGVTGLVLALLVSWKCAVVAALIILFIVIYTVWHKKAAWAVVPMGLCRALLPVMGFVGFAVVVRFRLAPEFGLPSPSMFITYHALALLIYIAGLSLGARHESSPHPSAAALAASKAALVFSGLLAAALWVSLSVKAGIIGFLPFAVWMVVCLTKYRRPIPVHVSALLAGIPLIDWVALLAYCLLLPPLSYPPAIQPYVVACLIIPPLAFITGRLLQRLAPAT
- a CDS encoding biopolymer transporter ExbD produces the protein MPVKLQGGAAGDEEEARIEVVPLIDIMFFLLASFMMVSISMTQLNRVPLKLPTVSNSQSEVKAPPIHIAIDANGVISWDTAVVTATEITDRLKALPPNEDTAVMIGADEEAKHKQVMAVLDAVKSAGITKVSFETQKPN
- a CDS encoding low molecular weight phosphotyrosine protein phosphatase; the encoded protein is MESFQKPHHVLFVCMGNICRSPAAEIIFRKLASDSGRAGEFEIDSAGTISHHHGSPPDERMAATLQRRGYTVTGRARRISARDLEKFDLILTMDEDNLAAVQRLDLNNTHHHKIRPFVEFCSHGMDLRVPDPYYGGQRGFDHVMSLLEDGCQGILEHFAPVKMAG
- a CDS encoding MotA/TolQ/ExbB proton channel family protein codes for the protein MYTANVVLEMFHEGGWVMYPIVATSFLALCVLIERTIWWLGFKKNVRSRDQVKAREALGTGNFGGAWELSNKSSDPFVKNLGDGISHAHTSLLAAMQLDATHWIEKSEARMWVLGTIITLAPLLGLFGTVVGLMGSFASLGEDQLAVSKVTGGIAEALIATAAGICIAISCLLPYNYFRKRVSALRGEFERWINHTELLAASAKAHGHDIEEFSTKLHLTR